A region from the Besnoitia besnoiti strain Bb-Ger1 chromosome Unknown contig00043, whole genome shotgun sequence genome encodes:
- a CDS encoding uncharacterized protein (encoded by transcript BESB_058110), whose product MASHTTTRTVDLWAALSFILLFTLGGTTGVVMGNAGMDIALHDTYYIVAHFHFVLSLGAVLATICGFIFYSRDMFGDTVNLFHVNTGASPYLSIWFVVFLGSILLIFIPMHILGFKRYAKKDTRLP is encoded by the coding sequence atggctagccatacaactacaagaactgtagatctatgggctgctcttagttttatcctattgtttactctaggtggtactacaggtgtagttatgggtaacgctggtatggatattgccctacatgatacatactatattgtagctcatttccatttcgtattatctcttggtgcagtactagctactatatgtggctttatcttctatagcagagatatgttcggagatactgtaaatctattccatgtaaataccggtgcttctccatatttaagcatctggtttgtagtcttcttaggtagtatcttattaattttcatccctatgcatatacttggtttcaaacgttatgccaagaaggataccagattaccctga